TACCTGCCGGCGCACCAGGCGGCCGTCGATCAGCGCCGCGACCTCATACATGCCTTCCTCGACCATCAGCACCACGCGCGGGCCGGAGCCGACCATCACGTCGTTGACGTACACCGGAGTGGTGTTGGCGAGCTCGATCACCAGACAATCGCAGCGCTCGCTGAGCGTGGGCAGGTGGGCGATGGCCTGCTGCAGCGGAATCGCAAAGTTGATGCTCTGGGCATCGGTGAGTCCGGCTGTGACCACGCCGATGGCCTCGCCGCGGAGGTTCACCACCGGCCCTCCCGAGCTGCCGGGGTTCAGGGGGATCTGGGTCTGAAAGAGGGGCCTCTCTTCGCCGCTGGGATAGATGTTTGAGATCATCCCGGTGGTGTAGGTCCAGATCGCCCCGCGTCCGTGGCCGACGGCGGCCGCCCAGTCGCCCACGGCCACGTCGTGCATACCGGCCATGCGCAGGGGGGCGACGTTGTTGACCTGCACCTTCACCAGCGCCAGATCGCGGTCTTCGGCGAGTTCGATGACCTCTCCGGTGAGGCGGCGCCCGTCGTGCAGGACGACTTGAACCTGGGGGTGTTGCTGGACGACGTGGGCGTTGGTCAGGATCACCCCGTCGGAGGAGACAAAAAAGCCCGAGCCCAGCCCGTTTTCATGGGTGATGAACACCACCGAGGGCGCCACACGGGTGAAGAGCTCGCGCTGTTCGCGCTGGATCTCTTGGAGAATGGACTCCTGGGCGGCGGCGCGCCCCGGCCGCGGCGCGCAGAGCGCGGCCACCGCGAGCACCAGGAGCAGATGTCTCTTACCTGAGCGTGTCAACATCATTACCAGCGCCCCCGTAGCTGCAAGCCGCCCTGTGTATCCGGGCCGCTCTGGAGATAGGGGGCAAACTCCAGACTCATCTCATCGGTCTGGTCGGCCCGGGGGAGTGCCTGGTCGGGCGACGCGTCGCCCGATTCGTCCTCACGCGTCGCGGCGGCATTGGCCTCTTTGACCAGCTCGCGTGTCTTCGGAAAGTTCAGCGGATGCAGTTCAATGGATCTGCGGGAGTAGTAGATCGCCAGGCCGGTGAACGCTCCGACGATGCCCGCGGTCAGCAGCGAGATGCCGGCGACGCGCTGACCGGAGAGCGCATCAAAGGACTCCTGAGAGTGGCAGTTCTGCTGCACCCGGGGGTGGCCGTAGTCTGAGCACCCCGCCACCGCCGGGGACTCCGAGGGGAGCTGGCGAACGTAGGTGCTGATCGCCAGCGTGGAGCCGATCGCCAGGGCTGCCAGCCCGAGCGAGCCGGTCACCTTCCCGAGAGACGCCCGGCGCGCCTGGCGCTGTGCGTTGGCCTCATAGGATGCGGCCAGGTCCTCGCGTTCGAGCCGGCGGTAGATGTCGGCATGCATGATGGTTTCGCCGGTCTCCCTGTCCAGAAGCTTCCAGTCTCGCCCATTGCCCTGCAGGAGGCGCAGGCGCCCGCTCTTCTCTTCTTCCCCGGCCCGGGCGTCCTCCAGGGCGCTTTTTGTCGCATCGAAGGCCTCCTGAGAGATCCCCCGGCCGACGTTACGACGTTGTTCCGAGGTCAACGCGACGCCCGGATACACCATAAACCCGGCGATGGCCGCACCGTCGAGGCTGTAAAAGGTGATCATCGCCATGGCCGCAGCCGCCGCGTTGACTGCGGGCGCGGGCTCTTGGTCGGCGCCTTCTGCAGGGGCGTCGGCGGCGTCGGCCGCGAGTTCGGGAGCTCCGCTGGTCGCTTCGGGGGCGTCGGGCGCGGACGCCTCCGGGCCGCTCTCCGCAGGCGCCTCTTCGGGGGCTTCGGTCTCGGTCTCGTCACCGAAGGTGCGAACGATCACCACGGCATCGACCGGCAGGTGCGCCAGGCGCTCCACCACATCGAGATCGGCAAGCCCCTGCACATCGCTTATCACCGGATTATCGATCACCATGGGTGAGCCCGATTGACGCAGGTTTTCGCGCAGCGCCTGGCCGGCCGGGACGGCGCCCGGCCCGCCCGTGGCGATCACCACGCGGATCTCGCTGAGTTCCGGGGGTAAAGAATCCGGATGAAAAGTCTGGGACCAGTCCTGGGCCATGGCCGGCGCCGAAGCCAGCAGAATGAACGCTGCCGTCCAGGCCACTAAAATACGTGTCATACGAGATCACCTCAGATCAAAATTGAAACAAATATCAGTTCATATTGCCGGCGGTCGCCTGAAGAACTCGCCTGTTCCGACGAGATCGCCGCAGCGTTGTATACATATGTATGAAACGTGCCCTGCATAGCTGATGTGGGACGGAGCGTCAAAACCAGCCGCGCGGATGTGGTGTGGCAAGGTGGCGTTGTGTTGGCGGCAATACATGGTGCGGGGAGGGGGCTGCTTCCTACCCTCGAGCTCCCGGCTCCTCACGCAAACAAGGTTAACTAGAACCACCCTTTTCGGGCGATTGAATCCGGGGCCATTCGCGCGCGTTCATCAAAAGGCTCAGAGATTCGAAAATGGCCCGTTGTCCGAAATCGTGACCCTGTCCTATATACAAAGCTCACCGGTAAGCCATGAGTTGAAGACGGAGATGTCGATGAGCTTTGCATCAAAAAACGCGTCGGGAGACCTTCTGGAGCCTTATGCCGTGCCCAACGCCCTGGTGGAGCTTGTGCGTTCGGCGGAGAGCTGGCTGGTGATCGTCTCGCCATATTTCGATCCCTGGCGCCACCTGCGCGACGCCCTGGTGGATGCGCGGGAGGCCGGGGTCAAAATCAAGTTTCTGATCCGCGAGGATCAGATGCGGGAGAAGAAGGTCATCCGCCACTTTCGGGATCTGAAGCTCGAGCCCCTGGCGCTGAAAAGGCTGCACGCCAAGATCTACATCAGCGATAAACAGGCGCTCCTCACCTCGATGAATCTTTTGTCGGGCAGCCGCGAGAGCGTGGAGTTCGGGCTCTGCATCGACCGCCAGAAGCACGCGGATCTCTACGAAGCGGTCTTTCGCCAGGCGTATGGTCTCCTCAAAAAGTCGGAGCTTGTGGAACTTCCTTCGCCGAAGCCACGGGGTGTGCCAGTGCAGAAGGCCGCGCCAGTGCAGAAGGCCGCGCCAGTGCAGAAGGCCGCGCCGGCGAAGACGTGGACACCCCCGGCGAAGGCTGTGGCGAGTGCGAGCGCGTCGGCACAAAACGCGGCGAAGGGGGCGGCGTCATGTACTGAGGTGGATGAAGAGGCGTTGAAACGTCTCTCCAAAACCCAGGCTGAGAGTTATCGGCTTTGGTGCGAAAAACACTCCGTTCACAGGGTCGCGAAGGAGCGTCAGTGCACCGAAAGCACCATCCGTTATCACCTGGCCGCCGCCATCGAGGTGGGCCTGATTCCCGTCGAGCACGTTGTTACGGAGAAGCAACGCAACATCATCGCGGAGGCCGTAGGCAGGGTCGGCCCGAACGCCGGGCAGGGCGCGATCGTCAAAACGAGTCAGGGGCCGGT
This region of Lujinxingia litoralis genomic DNA includes:
- a CDS encoding S1C family serine protease, whose translation is MLTRSGKRHLLLVLAVAALCAPRPGRAAAQESILQEIQREQRELFTRVAPSVVFITHENGLGSGFFVSSDGVILTNAHVVQQHPQVQVVLHDGRRLTGEVIELAEDRDLALVKVQVNNVAPLRMAGMHDVAVGDWAAAVGHGRGAIWTYTTGMISNIYPSGEERPLFQTQIPLNPGSSGGPVVNLRGEAIGVVTAGLTDAQSINFAIPLQQAIAHLPTLSERCDCLVIELANTTPVYVNDVMVGSGPRVVLMVEEGMYEVAALIDGRLVRRQVSWPQSRKITLGE
- a CDS encoding helix-turn-helix domain-containing protein → MSFASKNASGDLLEPYAVPNALVELVRSAESWLVIVSPYFDPWRHLRDALVDAREAGVKIKFLIREDQMREKKVIRHFRDLKLEPLALKRLHAKIYISDKQALLTSMNLLSGSRESVEFGLCIDRQKHADLYEAVFRQAYGLLKKSELVELPSPKPRGVPVQKAAPVQKAAPVQKAAPAKTWTPPAKAVASASASAQNAAKGAASCTEVDEEALKRLSKTQAESYRLWCEKHSVHRVAKERQCTESTIRYHLAAAIEVGLIPVEHVVTEKQRNIIAEAVGRVGPNAGQGAIVKTSQGPVCYGEVACVLAAMKLLRC